A single window of Rhodamnia argentea isolate NSW1041297 chromosome 5, ASM2092103v1, whole genome shotgun sequence DNA harbors:
- the LOC115751551 gene encoding ribosome maturation protein SBDS, whose product MSKTLVQPIGQKRLTNVAVVRLKKHGMRFEIACYKNKVLSWRSGVEKDLDEVLQSHTVYTNVSKGVLAKSKDLMKAFETDDQTKICLEILDKGELQVAGKEREMQFASQFRDIATIVMQRTINPETQRPYTISMIERLMHEIHFAVDPNSNSKKQALEVIRELQKHFPIKRAPMRLRFTVTEQNVSSLLEKLNAWNASINSRDESASQISVVCEIEPGFYRDCEALVRNLQGRVEVLAYSVHAEGDTQVDDYDDHEDIPSRSEPDSVVQLTERMQKQTLTSKKEGTEEEVKQNKCSTCNVVVGDAKQYREHFKSDWHKHNLKRKTRQLPPLSAEECMADMDLDDMRSDLKDYSF is encoded by the exons ATGTCGAAGACGCTGGTGCAGCCAATCGGGCAGAAGAGGCTGACCAATGTGGCCGTTGTCCGGCTCAAGAAGCATGGGATGCGCTTCGAAATCGCCTGCTACAAGAACAAAGTCCTATCTTGGCGCTCTGGCGT TGAGAAGGATTTGGATGAAGTACTTCAGTCGCATACTGTGTATACGAACGTTTCAAAAGGAGTTCTTGCCAAGTCAAAAGACCTCATGAAAGCCTTTGAGACAGATGATCAGACGAAAATTTGTTTGGAG ATTTTGGATAAAGGAGAGCTTCAAGTTGCTGGAAAGGAGAGGGAGATGCAATTTGCAAGTCAGTTTCGAGATATTGCCACAATTGTTATGCAGAGGACAATCAATCCTGAAACTCAACGCCCTTATACTATTAGCATGATTGAGCGACTAATGCATGAAATTCACTTTGCTGTTGATCCGAATAGCAACTCAAAGAAGCAG GCACTGGAAGTCATACGTGAACTTCAAAAGCATTTTCCAATAAAAAGAGCTCCTATGAGGCTCAGATTCACCGTCACTGAACAGAATGTTTCTTCTCTCCTGGAAAAGCTCAATGCCTGGAATGCTAGTATCAATTCGAGGGATGAATCTGCAAGTCAAATATCTGTT GTATGCGAAATTGAACCAGGATTCTACCGGGACTGTGAAGCCTTGGTGAGAAATTTGCAGGGGAGAGTGGAAGTTCTTGCATACTCTGTGCATGCTGAAGGGGATACCCAAGTGGACGACTATGATGATCACGAGGACATCCCATCCCGGTCTGAACCTGATTCCGTAGTCCAGCTAACTGAGAGGATGCAGAAACAGACGCTCACGTCTAAAAAAGAGGGCACGGAGGAGGAAGTAAAGCAAAACAAGTGCAGCACCTGCAATGTGGTGGTAGGGGACGCAAAGCAGTACAGGGAGCACTTCAAGAGCGACTGGCACAAGCACAATTTGAAGCGGAAGACCAGGCAACTCCCTCCTCTCTCGGCAGAAGAGTGCATGGCCGACATGGACTTGGACGACATGCGATCAGATTTGAAGGATTACTCATTTTGA